One Bacillus sp. 1780r2a1 DNA segment encodes these proteins:
- a CDS encoding DUF2187 family protein gives MKIAEVGNIIEFKNGLKGIVEKVNENSVIVDLTYMTNYRDLDLEQRTVVNHKNYTIINHAM, from the coding sequence ATGAAAATTGCAGAAGTAGGAAACATAATTGAATTTAAAAATGGGTTAAAAGGTATTGTAGAAAAAGTAAATGAGAACTCTGTAATTGTTGACTTAACTTATATGACTAACTATCGTGACCTAGACTTAGAACAGCGAACGGTTGTAAACCATAAAAATTACACCATTATCAATCATGCGATGTAA
- the queD gene encoding 6-carboxytetrahydropterin synthase QueD, producing the protein MLQQIYPQVVHPYSYELNKDMNFAAAHFVPHESAGKCQQVHGHTYFVNLTIAGDELDSSGFLVNFATLKKIVSGQFDHTLLNDHKHLFNEEDANDFPTSEVIARKIYELVQAHLDALENKPVCVQVFVRETPTSYVVYRPKKVKRDE; encoded by the coding sequence ATGCTTCAGCAAATTTACCCACAGGTAGTACATCCTTATTCGTACGAATTAAATAAAGACATGAACTTTGCCGCTGCGCATTTTGTTCCTCATGAGTCAGCGGGAAAATGTCAGCAGGTTCATGGCCATACGTATTTTGTGAATCTAACAATTGCAGGTGATGAATTAGATTCATCAGGCTTTTTAGTTAATTTTGCTACGTTGAAAAAGATTGTGTCTGGTCAGTTCGACCATACGCTTTTAAATGATCATAAGCATTTATTTAATGAAGAGGATGCGAATGATTTCCCAACATCTGAAGTGATTGCTCGAAAAATTTATGAACTTGTACAAGCTCATTTAGATGCGCTTGAAAATAAACCAGTATGTGTGCAAGTGTTTGTTCGTGAAACTCCTACAAGCTACGTTGTATATCGTCCAAAGAAGGTGAAGCGAGATGAATAA
- a CDS encoding spore germination protein: MHPRLVISNFQLFSMMLLFLFGSATIVSIGQEARQSAWIAVLVGMLIYLPFFALVTLLYKKHPEATFPTILKIAFGKHLGRIICMLYVLYFIYIGARVLRDFCELLLLTSMNHTPLVIVGAIMMLVIAYACFLEVEPIARASVLLLVVFIGFIVLGFLLLFFSDVMNPDRMQPILGEGIDSIFKAVFPLILTFPFGEMVVFLMFNQFVKGERSLRKMGTRAVVIGGVMLSMLSLISLTTLGQHLVGSSTIPLIVTVQQVNIGDIIQRMDMLAISVLIIGGFAKVTIFAYAAIVGIKEIYQTNSHKLLIFLIAISILTTTVFMSDNSVKHLNIGLKVVPVWIHIPMQFVIPIVTLLILQLKSRKKNRST; this comes from the coding sequence ATGCATCCACGCTTAGTAATAAGCAATTTTCAATTGTTCTCAATGATGCTTCTGTTTTTATTCGGCAGTGCAACCATTGTGAGTATTGGACAGGAAGCGCGTCAATCTGCATGGATTGCCGTTTTAGTGGGGATGTTAATATATTTACCTTTCTTTGCTCTTGTTACACTTTTATATAAAAAACACCCGGAAGCCACGTTTCCAACAATTTTAAAAATTGCTTTTGGAAAACATCTTGGAAGAATCATTTGCATGTTGTACGTGCTATATTTTATTTACATTGGTGCCCGTGTTCTAAGAGACTTTTGTGAGCTATTATTATTAACATCCATGAATCACACACCGCTAGTAATTGTTGGAGCGATTATGATGCTAGTGATTGCTTATGCATGCTTTTTAGAAGTTGAGCCTATTGCAAGAGCGAGCGTTTTATTATTAGTTGTTTTTATTGGTTTCATTGTATTAGGGTTCTTGTTACTCTTCTTTTCTGATGTTATGAATCCAGATCGCATGCAACCCATTTTAGGGGAAGGGATCGACTCAATTTTTAAAGCCGTGTTTCCTCTTATCTTGACGTTTCCATTTGGAGAAATGGTTGTTTTCTTAATGTTTAATCAGTTTGTAAAGGGAGAACGGTCTCTTAGGAAAATGGGAACACGTGCTGTAGTTATAGGTGGGGTTATGCTTAGTATGCTAAGTTTGATCAGCTTAACTACGCTAGGTCAACACTTGGTAGGATCATCGACGATTCCCCTTATTGTAACTGTACAGCAAGTAAATATTGGAGATATTATTCAACGAATGGATATGCTAGCTATTAGCGTTCTCATCATTGGTGGATTTGCTAAAGTAACGATTTTCGCATATGCAGCGATTGTAGGGATAAAAGAGATTTATCAAACGAATAGTCACAAGCTGTTGATTTTTTTAATTGCAATTTCGATCCTCACGACGACAGTTTTTATGTCCGATAACTCGGTCAAGCATTTAAATATAGGGTTAAAAGTGGTACCTGTTTGGATTCACATCCCTATGCAGTTTGTAATTCCAATTGTGACGCTGCTAATTCTCCAGTTGAAAAGTAGGAAGAAAAATAGAAGTACATAG
- a CDS encoding NAD-dependent epimerase/dehydratase family protein, giving the protein MSQRSALVLGASGLIGQELLQLLLDNRLYSHVTVLVRKALPIEHEKLRQLEIDFAELEKYEKDFAVDDVYCCLGTTMKKAKTKSKFIKVDYEFPLKAAKCAEANRCQNFLTVTAIGADLRSPFFYSKVKGQVEEDIASLYIRSTHFFRPSLLLGKRNEFRLAEKVGEYTLKSCSFCLIGKWKKYRPIKAYNVAKAMMKAAMEDKAGVHIHESQDIFTGECYYSFTNGKKVIAK; this is encoded by the coding sequence ATGTCACAAAGATCAGCATTAGTACTAGGAGCAAGCGGCCTTATTGGTCAAGAACTTTTACAGTTGCTTTTGGATAATCGCTTATATAGCCATGTGACAGTACTTGTTCGAAAGGCATTGCCAATTGAACATGAAAAGCTACGTCAGCTCGAAATTGATTTTGCAGAGCTTGAAAAGTATGAAAAAGATTTTGCAGTTGATGATGTCTATTGTTGTTTAGGCACAACGATGAAAAAAGCAAAGACGAAATCGAAGTTTATTAAAGTGGACTATGAATTTCCACTAAAAGCAGCAAAATGTGCCGAAGCAAATCGCTGTCAGAACTTTTTAACCGTTACAGCAATTGGTGCTGATCTGCGCTCCCCATTCTTTTACAGTAAGGTAAAAGGTCAGGTGGAAGAAGATATTGCGAGCCTATATATTCGTTCGACGCATTTCTTCCGTCCATCACTACTGTTAGGCAAACGCAACGAGTTTCGTTTAGCTGAAAAAGTAGGGGAATACACTCTTAAGTCTTGCTCATTTTGCCTAATTGGTAAATGGAAGAAATATCGACCAATTAAAGCTTACAATGTTGCAAAAGCAATGATGAAAGCGGCTATGGAAGATAAAGCAGGTGTTCATATCCACGAAAGCCAAGATATTTTCACTGGAGAATGTTATTACTCATTTACAAATGGTAAAAAAGTAATTGCAAAGTAA
- the queE gene encoding 7-carboxy-7-deazaguanine synthase QueE has protein sequence MNNKVPVLEIFGPTIQGEGMVVGRKTMFVRTAGCDYSCSWCDSAFTWDGSAKNDIRQLTDEEVWHELQALGGDRFDHVTISGGNPALLKSLDKLVDRLHNNGKQVALETQGSRFQEWFYKIDDLTISPKPPSSGMKTNYEVLDDIIERLKNKGRSQHISIKVVVFDEIDFNYAKQIHQRYASVPFFVQVGNDDLTTTDDDALTRKLLEKYEWLIDLVVASPDMNNVRVLPQVHALVWGNKRGV, from the coding sequence ATGAATAATAAGGTTCCTGTACTCGAAATATTTGGTCCTACGATTCAAGGAGAAGGAATGGTTGTGGGGCGAAAAACAATGTTTGTGCGTACAGCTGGCTGTGATTATTCATGCAGCTGGTGTGATTCCGCATTTACTTGGGATGGGTCAGCCAAAAATGACATTCGTCAATTGACGGATGAAGAAGTCTGGCATGAGCTGCAAGCTCTAGGAGGAGATCGTTTTGATCATGTAACCATTTCAGGAGGAAATCCAGCGCTGTTAAAATCTTTAGATAAACTGGTGGACCGCTTGCATAACAATGGAAAGCAAGTCGCGCTTGAGACTCAAGGAAGTCGCTTTCAAGAGTGGTTTTATAAAATTGATGATTTAACTATTTCACCTAAGCCACCAAGTTCAGGAATGAAGACCAATTACGAAGTGTTGGACGATATTATTGAGCGTTTGAAAAACAAAGGACGAAGTCAACACATTAGCATTAAAGTGGTTGTGTTTGATGAAATAGATTTCAATTACGCAAAGCAGATTCATCAGCGTTATGCATCAGTTCCTTTCTTTGTCCAAGTAGGAAACGATGATTTGACGACAACGGATGATGATGCATTAACCCGCAAATTATTAGAGAAATATGAGTGGTTAATTGATCTTGTTGTAGCTTCACCGGATATGAATAATGTACGTGTATTGCCACAGGTTCATGCACTTGTATGGGGAAATAAAAGAGGCGTGTAA
- the queF gene encoding preQ(1) synthase: MSGRKEEELEGVTLLGNQGTKYLFEYSPEILEVFDNKHPNRDYFVKFNCPEFTSLCPQTGQPDFATIYISYIPDEKMVESKSLKLYLFSFRNHGDFHEDCMNIIMNDLIKLMNPRYIEVWGKFTPRGGISIDPYTNYGRPGTKYEEMASYRLMNHDLYPETIDNR; the protein is encoded by the coding sequence ATGAGTGGTCGTAAAGAAGAGGAATTAGAAGGTGTAACGCTTTTAGGCAATCAGGGAACAAAATACTTATTTGAGTATTCACCAGAAATTTTAGAGGTGTTTGATAACAAGCATCCAAATCGAGATTATTTCGTTAAGTTTAATTGTCCAGAATTTACAAGCTTATGTCCGCAAACGGGTCAGCCCGATTTTGCTACAATTTATATTAGCTATATACCTGATGAAAAAATGGTTGAGAGTAAATCCTTAAAGCTTTATTTGTTTAGTTTTCGAAACCATGGTGATTTCCATGAAGATTGTATGAATATCATTATGAATGATTTAATCAAACTGATGAATCCACGTTATATTGAGGTATGGGGGAAATTTACGCCACGCGGTGGAATTTCCATTGATCCATATACAAACTATGGTCGCCCAGGTACAAAATATGAAGAAATGGCTTCTTATCGATTAATGAATCACGACTTATACCCAGAAACAATTGATAATCGTTAA
- the queC gene encoding 7-cyano-7-deazaguanine synthase QueC, producing the protein MKNEKAIVVFSGGQDSTTCLFWALKNFKEVETVTFGYGQRHSKEIEVAQAIAKDLGVKHTILDMSLLSQLAPNALTRDDIDISQEEGELPTTFVDGRNLLFLSFAAVLAKNSGARHLVTGVCETDFSGYPDCRDVFVKSLNVTLNLSMDFEFVIHTPLMWIDKAETWGLADELGALDYVREHTLTCYNGIIADGCGECPACKLRKRGLEQYLETKRGGEQ; encoded by the coding sequence ATGAAAAACGAAAAAGCAATTGTTGTATTTAGCGGTGGACAAGATAGTACGACTTGTTTATTTTGGGCGTTAAAAAACTTTAAAGAAGTGGAAACCGTTACGTTCGGCTACGGTCAGCGTCATAGTAAAGAGATTGAAGTTGCACAAGCCATTGCAAAAGACCTTGGTGTGAAGCACACAATTTTAGATATGTCGCTGTTAAGTCAGTTAGCCCCTAACGCACTGACAAGAGATGATATTGATATTAGCCAGGAGGAAGGGGAGCTACCAACAACGTTTGTAGACGGACGCAACCTTCTCTTTTTGTCTTTTGCCGCTGTACTAGCTAAAAATAGCGGTGCACGTCATTTGGTAACAGGCGTATGCGAAACAGATTTTTCAGGGTATCCAGACTGCAGAGATGTATTCGTTAAATCCCTCAACGTAACGCTGAATTTATCAATGGATTTTGAATTTGTTATTCACACACCGTTAATGTGGATTGATAAAGCAGAGACATGGGGACTAGCGGATGAACTAGGTGCGCTTGATTATGTACGTGAACATACATTAACTTGCTATAACGGTATTATTGCAGACGGGTGCGGAGAGTGTCCTGCATGTAAACTTCGCAAGAGAGGTCTAGAACAATACCTTGAAACGAAACGAGGAGGGGAACAGTAA